A region of Planktothrix tepida PCC 9214 DNA encodes the following proteins:
- a CDS encoding pentapeptide repeat-containing protein encodes MEVNELLKRYTEGERLFRAVSLVGVDLSGIDLSEAIIARATLENTSFIGANLTGVNFRETKFMGVDLTDTNLSDANLIGSYLSDTKFNRTNLTGASLRGSSSKNVTLTQANLTEANLTEANFSQANFVGANLTHATLVRTNLMKANLTGAILESANLTNVIMRETTLEGANLTNATLSGGMMIGANFHEADLTRVTMIGADLSEANLSEANLRGANVTWTTLRGANMSRARLYRTKLSWSNLSGVNLIEAIMIDTKLDRANLRDADMRGAILPNK; translated from the coding sequence ATGGAGGTTAATGAATTATTAAAGCGTTATACAGAAGGAGAGCGGTTGTTTCGAGCCGTTAGCCTAGTTGGAGTGGATTTAAGTGGGATTGATCTCAGTGAAGCCATTATTGCCCGGGCTACCTTGGAAAATACATCCTTTATTGGAGCCAATTTAACAGGGGTCAATTTTCGAGAAACCAAGTTTATGGGGGTTGACTTGACTGACACGAACTTGAGTGATGCGAACTTAATTGGCAGCTATTTGAGTGATACGAAGTTTAACCGAACAAACTTGACCGGGGCGAGTTTACGCGGGTCTTCTTCTAAAAATGTTACCTTAACTCAAGCAAATCTCACCGAAGCTAACCTCACCGAAGCCAATTTCAGCCAAGCAAATTTTGTCGGTGCCAATCTAACCCATGCTACGTTAGTCCGAACAAATTTGATGAAAGCCAATCTCACGGGAGCCATTTTAGAAAGTGCTAACCTAACCAACGTGATTATGCGAGAAACCACCTTGGAAGGGGCCAATTTAACGAATGCAACCCTGAGTGGGGGAATGATGATTGGAGCTAACTTTCATGAAGCGGATTTAACACGAGTGACAATGATTGGGGCGGATTTAAGTGAAGCTAACTTGAGTGAAGCCAACCTGCGAGGAGCTAACGTGACTTGGACAACCTTACGCGGGGCGAATATGAGTCGAGCCAGACTCTACCGCACAAAATTATCTTGGTCAAATTTAAGTGGTGTAAATCTGATTGAAGCGATTATGATTGATACTAAATTAGATCGA
- a CDS encoding TIGR04282 family arsenosugar biosynthesis glycosyltransferase, with product MKKHLIIFTRYPEPGKTKSRLIPILGEKGAANLHRHMTEKTLITVRELQALDPLSIEVRFTGGNLDVMQNWLGSDLIYDAQCFGNLGDRMRNAFETAFHEENTHIIMVGTDCPFLTVDILVQGFKALETHAVVLGPAKDGGYYLIGLNHYIPELFQDIPWGTSKVFKTTIKCCQTLNLSVSELPLLSDIDRPEDLESMEFIALKEIENKRVDF from the coding sequence ATGAAAAAACATTTAATCATTTTCACTCGCTATCCTGAACCCGGTAAAACTAAAAGCCGATTAATTCCTATTTTAGGAGAAAAAGGTGCCGCTAATTTGCATCGTCACATGACCGAAAAAACCCTGATTACAGTCCGAGAATTACAAGCATTAGATCCCCTATCGATAGAAGTTCGATTTACCGGGGGAAATTTAGATGTCATGCAGAATTGGTTAGGATCGGATTTAATTTATGATGCTCAATGTTTTGGGAATTTAGGCGATCGCATGAGAAACGCTTTTGAAACAGCATTTCATGAAGAAAACACCCATATTATTATGGTGGGAACAGATTGCCCCTTTTTAACCGTTGATATTTTAGTTCAAGGATTTAAGGCTTTAGAAACTCATGCAGTTGTTCTAGGGCCAGCAAAAGATGGGGGATATTATTTAATTGGATTAAATCATTATATCCCCGAACTTTTTCAAGATATTCCTTGGGGAACTTCAAAGGTTTTTAAAACAACCATCAAGTGTTGTCAAACTCTCAATTTATCAGTGAGTGAATTACCCCTTTTATCAGATATTGATCGCCCTGAAGATTTAGAGTCTATGGAATTTATTGCTTTAAAGGAAATAGAGAACAAAAGAGTTGATTTTTAA
- a CDS encoding AI-2E family transporter, which translates to MNPKPNWLKLLLIALVIPTLVLNGWVFLLTLEYFKSIIHIFVTAILLSFLLDYPVQRLQRYGLQRTTAILAVLLITLIIFGILGITLFPIIIQQFNTLIERLPSWIESGNQQIKTFEAWAISRNIPVNVGGVTVQLLERLSSQVQTLGGDVIGGVLTVFGRVLDVVIIAAMTFYLLLHGESLWDDFYQLFPTKIRVPVRSALRKNFKNYFIGQASVAGLLGGFMTLAFLIIQVPFGLLFGIVIGMMAFFPFGGSLGIILVCFLVALNSIWLGVKVLITAIIVDQIVENGIAPRLLGTFTGLNPVLILISLLIGARVAGFLGLIVAVPLASFFKSLIGILQTPSSEAF; encoded by the coding sequence ATGAATCCTAAACCTAACTGGCTGAAATTATTATTGATTGCCTTAGTGATTCCAACCTTGGTTTTAAATGGTTGGGTCTTCTTGCTGACTTTAGAATACTTTAAGTCTATCATTCATATTTTTGTAACGGCAATTTTATTATCCTTTCTCTTAGATTATCCAGTCCAAAGACTGCAACGATATGGACTGCAACGAACCACAGCCATTTTAGCCGTATTATTGATTACCTTGATTATTTTTGGAATTTTAGGGATCACTTTGTTTCCAATTATTATTCAACAGTTCAATACCTTAATCGAACGTCTTCCCAGTTGGATTGAGTCAGGAAACCAACAAATTAAAACCTTTGAAGCTTGGGCAATTAGTCGGAATATCCCTGTTAATGTTGGAGGAGTAACTGTTCAACTATTGGAACGATTATCCAGTCAAGTTCAAACCTTAGGAGGAGATGTAATTGGAGGAGTTCTAACCGTTTTTGGTCGAGTATTAGATGTTGTGATCATTGCAGCTATGACCTTTTATCTATTATTACATGGAGAGTCGCTTTGGGATGATTTCTATCAACTATTTCCAACTAAAATCCGGGTTCCTGTTCGTAGTGCTTTAAGAAAAAATTTTAAGAATTATTTTATTGGTCAAGCCTCCGTCGCTGGACTTTTAGGGGGATTTATGACCTTAGCATTCTTAATTATTCAGGTTCCCTTTGGATTGTTATTTGGAATTGTCATCGGGATGATGGCTTTCTTTCCCTTTGGAGGAAGTTTGGGGATTATTTTGGTTTGCTTTTTAGTGGCTTTAAATAGTATTTGGTTGGGAGTAAAAGTTTTAATTACAGCGATTATTGTTGATCAAATTGTAGAAAATGGAATTGCTCCACGCCTCCTAGGAACATTTACCGGATTAAACCCCGTTTTGATTTTAATTTCCCTTTTAATTGGTGCTAGAGTGGCAGGTTTTCTCGGTTTAATAGTTGCTGTTCCTCTAGCTAGTTTTTTCAAATCCTTAATTGGAATACTACAAACTCCCTCCTCTGAAGCTTTTTAG
- a CDS encoding APC family permease, producing MFTLSQINRFLLGKPLPTSAYSHERLTNFAALAILASDALSSVAYATEEILLVLVAAGSSSLGLSLPIAGGIILLLFVITLSYRQTIRAYPQGGSAYLVAKENLGLHAGLVAAASLLIDYVLTVTVSISAGIAALTSAIPALDGYTIELCLLAVVLLMVANLRGVREAGRIFMIPTYSFIISVFVLMGLGFYKYSTGQVIATVPILPVSQPLSLFLVLRAFAAGCTALTGVEAISDGVLVFKPPEWKNARTTLLWMGGILGLMFIGITYLTQAYHIIPEEGQTTVSLLAREIFGNGFFYYFLQLATLFILLLAANTSYADFPRLSYLVSRDGFLPRQLSLLGDRLVYANGIRLLSLCAAVLIIIFKGQVNALIPLYAVGVFTSFTLSQSGMVIHWFKSKSSRWQQSAVMNGVGALTTAIVLGVIVATKFLLGAWLVVLAIPLLVILFLKIHSHYENLAKHFRDEELSPYRCPLPAPDTTIKHSAIVLVGYPNRGTLEALDYARLVAQEIVAIHVDIGTTNQTALRRRWEDLEIHVPLVILDSPYRSVVQPILTFVSEFEAERPYGFSTVIIPSIVTRYWWEELLHNQTALFIRQALRSNQCRIVTTVRYYV from the coding sequence ATGTTCACCCTATCTCAAATTAATCGTTTTCTACTGGGTAAACCGTTACCCACCAGTGCCTATAGTCATGAACGCCTAACCAATTTTGCAGCCTTAGCCATTTTAGCATCCGATGCCTTATCCTCTGTGGCCTATGCAACGGAGGAAATTTTATTGGTTTTAGTCGCTGCGGGAAGTAGTTCTTTAGGACTCTCTTTACCCATTGCGGGGGGTATTATTTTACTGTTATTTGTAATTACCTTATCTTATCGTCAAACAATTCGTGCCTATCCTCAAGGAGGAAGTGCCTATTTAGTGGCGAAGGAAAACTTGGGACTTCATGCTGGGTTAGTCGCCGCCGCTTCGTTATTAATTGATTATGTTCTGACGGTCACAGTAAGTATTTCAGCAGGAATTGCCGCCCTAACCTCTGCCATTCCTGCTCTTGATGGCTACACCATTGAACTGTGTTTACTTGCGGTGGTGTTGTTAATGGTTGCGAATTTACGGGGGGTTCGGGAAGCGGGACGGATTTTTATGATCCCAACCTATAGTTTTATTATCAGTGTGTTTGTGTTAATGGGTTTAGGTTTTTATAAATACTCAACAGGTCAGGTAATAGCAACGGTTCCCATACTTCCTGTCAGTCAACCCTTAAGTTTATTCTTGGTTTTACGCGCATTTGCGGCCGGATGTACCGCTTTAACGGGGGTTGAAGCAATTTCTGATGGCGTGTTAGTTTTTAAACCCCCGGAATGGAAAAATGCCCGCACGACATTATTGTGGATGGGGGGAATTTTAGGGTTAATGTTTATTGGGATTACCTATTTAACCCAAGCGTATCATATTATTCCCGAAGAAGGACAAACAACGGTTTCTTTACTGGCACGAGAAATTTTTGGTAATGGTTTTTTCTACTATTTTCTACAATTAGCCACCTTATTTATTTTGTTACTAGCAGCTAATACCAGTTATGCCGATTTCCCGCGATTATCTTATTTAGTTTCACGAGATGGATTTTTACCTCGTCAATTATCCTTGTTAGGAGATCGTCTGGTTTATGCTAATGGAATTCGGTTATTAAGTCTTTGTGCTGCTGTTCTGATTATTATTTTTAAAGGTCAAGTGAATGCTTTAATTCCTCTGTATGCGGTGGGTGTGTTTACTTCTTTTACCTTATCTCAATCAGGAATGGTGATTCATTGGTTTAAGAGTAAATCATCCCGATGGCAACAAAGCGCCGTCATGAATGGTGTGGGAGCCTTAACAACAGCAATAGTTTTAGGGGTAATTGTTGCTACTAAATTTTTATTGGGAGCTTGGTTAGTGGTCTTGGCAATCCCTTTATTAGTGATCCTATTTTTAAAGATTCATAGTCATTATGAAAATCTTGCTAAACATTTCCGAGATGAGGAACTTTCACCTTATCGCTGTCCTTTACCTGCCCCAGATACCACTATTAAACATTCTGCCATTGTTTTAGTAGGATATCCCAATCGGGGCACCTTAGAAGCCTTAGATTATGCGCGTTTAGTTGCCCAAGAAATTGTAGCAATTCATGTTGATATTGGGACAACGAATCAAACGGCTTTGCGACGACGATGGGAAGATTTAGAAATTCATGTTCCTCTCGTTATTTTGGATTCTCCTTATCGTTCAGTTGTACAACCGATTCTGACATTTGTGAGTGAATTTGAAGCTGAACGTCCTTACGGTTTTTCAACGGTGATTATTCCCTCAATTGTTACTCGCTATTGGTGGGAAGAACTGCTACACAACCAAACGGCTTTATTTATTCGTCAAGCCTTGCGAAGTAATCAATGTCGGATTGTAACTACTGTGCGATACTATGTTTAA
- a CDS encoding ammonium transporter has translation MFIPKTPQYPGKRRQQRTSRFTAKINSLILKLQHSRWLSPSWLACIPLTAIIVGVWGFAAVAQENAPPLTPEIVQGYLNIAWVLVASILVIFMNAGFCMLETGFCRQKNAVNVLAKNLIVFALATLIFWAFGFSFMFGGENPFIGGGGYFLTGQSETYGLSPFPAGLPVPLLFLFQVAFAGTAATIVSGAVAERIEFIAFLLFSLLLVGISYPITGHWVWDSAGWLAQAGFKDFAGSTVVHSVGGWAALMGAAFLGPRLGKYGADGQPRAIPGHNMSIATLGCLILWIGWFGFNPGSTLAANEQIPYIAVTTNLAAAAGGVTATATSWFKDGKPDLSMIINGILAGLVAITASCDSVSYLSAVIIGGLAGVIVVYSVGFFDRIKIDDPVGATSVHLVCGVFGTLMAGVFGGANLIVQILGILSIGGFTVVLSTIFWLALKATVGLRVHPEQEFEGLDIAEHGMEAYAGFLKDDVGPGLGSSGSSFPGKGSSVSSRY, from the coding sequence ATGTTTATTCCGAAAACACCTCAATATCCAGGAAAACGGCGACAGCAAAGGACAAGTCGTTTCACCGCTAAAATCAATAGTCTAATCCTGAAATTACAGCATTCTCGATGGCTGTCTCCCAGTTGGTTAGCCTGTATCCCGTTAACGGCGATTATCGTTGGGGTATGGGGTTTTGCCGCCGTTGCTCAAGAAAATGCTCCCCCCCTCACCCCAGAAATTGTTCAGGGTTATTTAAACATTGCGTGGGTTTTAGTCGCTTCCATTTTGGTGATTTTTATGAACGCGGGTTTCTGTATGTTAGAAACCGGTTTCTGTCGCCAGAAAAATGCGGTTAACGTTTTAGCGAAAAACTTAATTGTCTTCGCCTTAGCGACCCTAATTTTCTGGGCTTTTGGATTTTCCTTTATGTTTGGCGGGGAAAACCCCTTCATTGGAGGTGGTGGCTATTTCCTCACCGGACAGTCAGAAACCTACGGTTTAAGCCCCTTTCCCGCAGGATTACCTGTTCCTTTACTGTTCCTGTTCCAAGTCGCTTTCGCTGGCACAGCCGCAACCATTGTATCGGGGGCTGTGGCTGAACGCATTGAATTTATTGCCTTTTTGCTTTTTAGCTTGCTTCTGGTTGGGATTTCCTACCCCATTACAGGTCACTGGGTTTGGGATAGTGCGGGATGGTTAGCCCAAGCCGGATTTAAAGATTTTGCAGGTTCAACGGTGGTTCACTCCGTTGGTGGTTGGGCCGCATTAATGGGTGCTGCGTTCCTTGGCCCCCGTTTAGGGAAATATGGGGCCGATGGACAACCTCGTGCCATTCCGGGTCATAACATGAGTATCGCGACCTTGGGGTGTTTAATTCTGTGGATAGGCTGGTTTGGATTTAACCCCGGTTCCACTTTAGCCGCCAACGAACAAATCCCCTATATTGCTGTTACAACCAACTTAGCCGCAGCGGCGGGCGGGGTTACTGCAACGGCTACATCCTGGTTTAAGGATGGTAAACCCGATTTATCCATGATTATTAACGGGATTTTAGCGGGTTTAGTGGCAATTACCGCAAGCTGTGATTCTGTTAGCTATTTGAGTGCTGTGATTATTGGTGGCTTGGCTGGGGTAATTGTTGTCTACTCTGTGGGTTTCTTTGACCGCATCAAAATTGATGACCCCGTTGGTGCAACGTCTGTTCACTTAGTCTGTGGCGTTTTTGGAACCTTAATGGCTGGAGTTTTTGGCGGTGCTAATTTAATAGTACAAATTCTCGGTATTCTCTCCATTGGCGGGTTTACCGTTGTTCTGAGTACGATTTTCTGGTTAGCCCTCAAAGCCACCGTTGGGTTACGGGTTCATCCTGAACAGGAATTTGAAGGCTTGGATATCGCCGAACACGGGATGGAAGCCTACGCAGGATTCCTCAAAGATGACGTTGGCCCCGGTCTAGGCAGTTCGGGCTCTAGTTTTCCCGGTAAAGGGAGTAGCGTTAGTAGTCGTTATTAA
- a CDS encoding SGNH/GDSL hydrolase family protein: protein MQRQSVSGATTSSLTDALGATQLQSTSDSALINAVGVPRHRWTYEQWVEQLKREANAIAERSPEHLRILAGDSLSLWFPSELLPPEQTWLNQGISGETSAGLLKRIKLFDITQPDTIFVMIGINDLIRGVDDTTLLNNYREIIRDLRWVHPDTQIVVQSILPHSGKQSSWEGRDRLLKISNERIRNLNQSLKLIAEEEGAYYFNLHSLFTDADGNLRPELSTDGLHLSQQGYLVWSSALKLYTQIALEPSSNP, encoded by the coding sequence ATGCAGAGGCAATCTGTTTCAGGTGCGACTACATCATCGTTAACGGATGCTCTTGGGGCTACTCAGTTACAATCAACATCGGACTCGGCTTTAATCAATGCGGTCGGTGTCCCTCGTCATCGCTGGACGTATGAACAGTGGGTTGAACAGTTGAAGCGGGAAGCGAATGCTATTGCGGAACGCTCACCGGAACATTTACGGATTTTGGCGGGAGATTCCTTAAGCTTGTGGTTTCCATCTGAACTTTTACCCCCAGAACAAACTTGGTTAAATCAAGGGATTTCTGGGGAAACTTCCGCCGGATTATTAAAGCGAATTAAGTTGTTTGATATTACTCAACCGGACACTATTTTTGTCATGATTGGGATTAATGATTTAATTCGGGGGGTAGACGATACAACACTGTTAAATAATTATCGGGAAATTATTCGAGATTTACGTTGGGTACATCCTGATACTCAAATTGTTGTCCAATCTATTCTTCCCCATAGTGGTAAACAGTCTAGTTGGGAAGGGCGTGACCGTTTATTAAAAATTTCCAATGAACGGATTCGGAATCTCAATCAATCGTTAAAATTAATAGCGGAGGAAGAAGGAGCTTATTATTTTAATTTACATTCCTTATTTACCGATGCCGACGGCAATTTAAGGCCGGAGTTAAGCACGGATGGTTTACATTTAAGTCAACAAGGTTATTTAGTTTGGAGTTCGGCTTTAAAACTCTATACTCAAATTGCCTTAGAGCCATCTTCTAACCCTTAA
- the hpxO gene encoding FAD-dependent urate hydroxylase HpxO, which yields MNHLKVIIIGAGIGGLTAGLTLRRAGYAIEIYEKTNEIRPAGAGISIWSNGVKVLNSLGLGDEVAKIGGLMDVMEYRSHRNELLNRISLHPVIETVGQRPYPVSRTELQSLLLKAFNNETETVKLNAQCIGIEQDEHRVTAYFADGYQTSGDVLIAADGIHSKLRDYVVGHPVELRYADYVNWNGLIKIQEDLGDKNTWVIYVGEGKRASMMPIGNNRFYYFFGCPMAKGTWVEPEYRQQELKQIFMGWPFPVQRLIERLNPYESNRLEIHDLDPLETWVRGRVALLGDAAHATTPTLGQGGCQAMEDAEILSRFLLTINLGVEYALKRYETERKERTSTLVLKARKRADMIYGKDPELTQKWYEQLKQETERDVTDALCKTILGGPFK from the coding sequence ATGAATCATCTCAAAGTTATTATTATTGGTGCAGGAATTGGAGGATTAACCGCAGGCTTAACCCTGCGACGGGCAGGATATGCCATTGAAATTTATGAAAAAACAAACGAAATTCGTCCCGCAGGTGCCGGAATTTCAATTTGGTCAAATGGGGTTAAAGTTCTTAATAGTTTAGGTTTAGGTGATGAAGTTGCTAAAATTGGGGGACTGATGGATGTGATGGAATATCGCAGTCATCGCAATGAATTATTAAATCGAATTTCTCTACATCCGGTGATAGAAACGGTCGGACAACGACCTTATCCCGTTTCTCGGACGGAATTACAATCTTTACTCTTAAAAGCGTTTAATAACGAGACGGAAACAGTTAAACTCAATGCTCAATGTATTGGAATTGAGCAAGATGAACATCGAGTCACCGCCTATTTTGCTGATGGATATCAAACCAGTGGCGATGTGTTAATTGCGGCGGATGGAATTCATTCTAAGTTGCGCGATTATGTTGTTGGTCATCCGGTAGAATTGCGGTATGCTGATTATGTTAATTGGAATGGTTTAATCAAAATTCAGGAAGATTTAGGCGATAAAAATACCTGGGTAATTTATGTCGGAGAAGGCAAACGTGCCTCGATGATGCCGATAGGAAATAATCGATTTTATTATTTCTTTGGTTGTCCGATGGCAAAAGGAACTTGGGTTGAACCTGAGTATCGTCAACAGGAATTAAAACAGATTTTTATGGGATGGCCGTTCCCTGTTCAACGATTAATTGAACGTCTTAATCCTTATGAGTCAAACCGTTTAGAAATACATGATTTAGATCCCTTAGAAACCTGGGTTCGAGGTCGAGTTGCATTGTTAGGAGATGCGGCTCATGCTACGACTCCAACCCTAGGACAGGGAGGGTGTCAAGCGATGGAAGATGCCGAAATATTATCTCGATTTTTATTAACGATTAATTTAGGCGTAGAATATGCGTTAAAACGATATGAAACAGAGCGCAAAGAACGCACGTCAACCTTGGTTCTGAAAGCTCGAAAACGTGCAGATATGATTTATGGTAAAGACCCAGAATTAACTCAAAAATGGTATGAACAACTGAAACAAGAAACGGAACGTGATGTTACGGATGCTTTATGCAAAACAATTCTGGGAGGGCCATTTAAGTAA
- the uraH gene encoding hydroxyisourate hydrolase, with protein MVAKLTTHVLDTANGRPAANLRIELWQINVETGERIPLKTVVTNSDGRTDNPLLTETDLNRGIYELVFAVGDYFKTQYQSLPQPLFLDQIPIRFGIADPTVAYHVPLLVSPWSYSTYRGS; from the coding sequence ATGGTTGCTAAACTCACAACTCATGTATTAGATACGGCTAACGGTCGTCCTGCTGCTAATTTAAGGATTGAATTATGGCAAATTAATGTAGAAACAGGAGAACGAATTCCGTTAAAAACAGTAGTTACCAATTCCGATGGGAGAACCGACAATCCTTTATTAACAGAAACAGACTTAAACAGAGGAATTTATGAATTAGTCTTTGCGGTGGGAGACTATTTTAAAACCCAATATCAATCTCTACCTCAACCCTTATTTTTAGATCAAATTCCCATCCGATTTGGCATTGCTGACCCCACCGTCGCCTATCATGTTCCGTTATTAGTTTCACCTTGGTCTTATAGTACCTATCGAGGCAGTTAG
- the uraD gene encoding 2-oxo-4-hydroxy-4-carboxy-5-ureidoimidazoline decarboxylase, whose product MTATILLSQLNQMSQTEFISTLGAIFEASPWVAEQAGLKRPFEDIPSLYQTMVDIVKNSDSQQQLALICAHPDLGSKAKMAEASVKEQAGVGLNCLTPSEYEHFYQLNKNYKDKFGFPFIIAVKNHTKASILSAFEQRLNHSIEEEKITALEEIYKIAQFRLYEKLNHNLSS is encoded by the coding sequence ATGACAGCTACTATTTTATTATCCCAACTCAATCAAATGTCTCAAACGGAATTTATCTCAACATTAGGAGCTATTTTTGAAGCATCTCCTTGGGTTGCTGAACAAGCTGGGTTAAAACGACCTTTTGAAGATATCCCCTCATTATATCAAACAATGGTTGATATTGTTAAAAATAGTGATTCACAACAACAACTCGCGTTAATTTGCGCTCATCCTGACTTAGGAAGTAAAGCAAAAATGGCAGAAGCCTCGGTTAAGGAACAAGCAGGAGTTGGGTTAAATTGTTTAACCCCTTCTGAATATGAACACTTTTATCAATTAAATAAAAATTACAAAGATAAATTCGGTTTTCCGTTTATTATTGCTGTTAAAAATCATACAAAAGCGAGTATTTTATCAGCTTTTGAACAACGGCTTAATCATTCTATTGAGGAAGAAAAAATAACCGCTTTAGAAGAAATTTATAAAATTGCTCAATTTCGTCTTTATGAAAAGTTGAACCATAACCTATCTTCGTAA
- the guaD gene encoding guanine deaminase, translated as MTNLKLFRSSFLDFIADPFYESEENSVRYIPDGLLVVEAGIIKDFDHYSILKDKYQGFPLTHYPDLLIMPGFIDTHIHFPQTEMIASYGKQLLDWLNQYTFPTERKFSSREYAQKIAAFFLDELLKNGTTTALVFATVFPQSVEAFFEEAYQRNLRMISGKVMMDRHAPDYLKDTPETSYQETKQLIQTWHKKGRLLYAITPRFAITSSPEQLKLAGKLLTEFPDVYLQTHLSENLKEVEFVAELFPEAQHYLDVYAQAGLVGDRSIFAHSIHLSDDEFKRLSEAKSAIAFCPTSNLFLGSGLFKLHKAKSKIHPINVGLGSDIGAGTSFSLLQTANEAYKVAQLQSQTLSAFQALFLATLGGAKALKIDHKIGNFEIGKEADFIVLNCNATPLMDLKNQQILDNQTRLEIAEKVFTLIILGDDRAIQATYIMGEMAYTKK; from the coding sequence ATGACAAACTTAAAACTTTTTCGCTCCTCATTTTTAGACTTTATTGCTGATCCCTTTTATGAATCAGAAGAGAACAGCGTTCGTTATATTCCTGATGGATTATTAGTGGTAGAAGCAGGCATTATTAAAGATTTTGATCATTATAGCATTTTAAAAGACAAATATCAAGGATTTCCCCTTACCCATTATCCCGATTTATTAATTATGCCAGGGTTCATTGATACCCATATTCATTTTCCTCAAACCGAAATGATTGCCTCCTATGGAAAACAACTGTTAGACTGGTTAAATCAATATACGTTTCCCACAGAACGGAAATTTAGTAGTCGAGAATATGCTCAAAAAATTGCTGCATTTTTCCTCGATGAACTCCTCAAAAATGGAACCACAACTGCCTTAGTTTTTGCTACGGTTTTTCCCCAGTCCGTTGAGGCTTTTTTTGAAGAAGCTTATCAGCGAAATTTACGGATGATTTCGGGTAAAGTGATGATGGATCGTCATGCACCGGATTATTTAAAAGATACCCCAGAAACCTCTTATCAAGAAACGAAACAATTAATTCAAACATGGCATAAAAAAGGACGTTTACTGTATGCTATTACCCCTCGATTTGCGATTACATCGAGTCCTGAACAGTTGAAATTAGCGGGAAAATTATTAACAGAATTTCCTGATGTTTATTTACAAACCCATCTTTCAGAAAATCTTAAAGAAGTTGAATTTGTGGCTGAGTTATTTCCCGAAGCTCAACACTATTTAGACGTTTATGCTCAAGCGGGTTTAGTGGGAGACCGTTCAATTTTCGCTCATAGTATTCATTTAAGCGATGATGAATTTAAACGGTTATCAGAAGCAAAATCGGCGATCGCATTTTGTCCAACATCTAATTTATTCTTAGGAAGTGGACTGTTTAAACTGCACAAAGCTAAATCTAAAATTCATCCTATTAACGTAGGTTTAGGAAGCGATATTGGTGCGGGAACCAGTTTTTCCCTCCTTCAAACTGCCAATGAAGCTTATAAAGTTGCCCAATTACAAAGCCAAACATTATCCGCCTTTCAAGCCTTATTTTTAGCAACATTAGGGGGAGCAAAAGCATTAAAAATAGATCATAAAATTGGTAATTTTGAAATTGGAAAAGAAGCGGATTTTATTGTTTTAAACTGTAATGCAACCCCGTTAATGGACTTAAAAAATCAACAAATTTTAGACAATCAAACCCGCCTAGAAATAGCCGAAAAAGTCTTTACACTGATTATATTAGGAGATGATCGAGCCATTCAAGCAACGTATATTATGGGAGAGATGGCATATACCAAAAAATAG
- a CDS encoding SH3 domain-containing protein has protein sequence MNSTAIVTTYGDTLNVRSTPNGEIVEVLQNGTPVTISGESVNVEGEMWTPIGTNRWVAAKFLTIINSDILNLPGSKIVATQTQEQIGGGLQVYQTQLIDNIGKIINTVRCVSGRIGQQIPSDEPGSQTPLPFGIYTFDAPGVVEEAPGEFGGVWSGITPTFPTQRLGLGVHYDPSAFSYVSQTGTSGCLATPTIEEREIMTSFILQYQPTHLIVQKAD, from the coding sequence ATGAATTCTACTGCTATTGTCACAACTTACGGTGATACCCTCAATGTTCGTTCGACTCCAAATGGTGAAATTGTTGAGGTTTTACAAAATGGAACCCCGGTTACAATTAGTGGAGAGTCTGTGAATGTCGAGGGTGAAATGTGGACACCCATCGGGACAAATCGTTGGGTTGCTGCGAAATTTTTAACGATTATTAACTCTGATATTTTAAACCTTCCAGGCTCTAAAATTGTGGCGACACAAACTCAGGAACAAATTGGAGGCGGTTTACAAGTTTATCAAACCCAATTAATCGATAATATCGGCAAAATTATTAATACTGTGCGTTGTGTTTCCGGGCGCATTGGTCAACAAATTCCCTCCGATGAACCGGGTTCTCAAACGCCTTTACCCTTTGGAATTTATACCTTTGATGCTCCGGGTGTTGTAGAAGAAGCACCCGGAGAATTTGGGGGGGTTTGGTCAGGAATTACACCCACTTTTCCCACCCAACGATTAGGGTTAGGGGTACATTATGATCCTTCGGCTTTTTCCTATGTTTCTCAAACGGGAACATCAGGATGTTTAGCCACCCCAACCATCGAAGAACGAGAGATAATGACATCATTTATTCTGCAATATCAACCGACCCATTTAATCGTTCAAAAGGCGGATTAA